Proteins encoded within one genomic window of Pongo abelii isolate AG06213 chromosome 18, NHGRI_mPonAbe1-v2.0_pri, whole genome shotgun sequence:
- the ADGRG3 gene encoding adhesion G protein-coupled receptor G3: MVMPRGLGALLLLPLLPTSGQEKPTEGPRNPCLGSNNMYEYDIFNLNDRASCFTKCRQSGSDSCNVENLQRYWLNYEAHLMKEGLTQKVNTSFLKALVQNLSTNTAEDFYFSLEPSQVPRQVMKDEDKPPDRVRLPKSLFQSLPGNRSVVRLAITILDIGPGTLFKGPRLGLGDGSGVLNNHLVGLSVGQMRVTKLAEPLEIVFSHQRPPPNMTLTCVFWDVTKGPTGDWASEGCSTEVRPEETMCCCDHLTFFALLLRPTLDQSTVHILTRISQAGCGVSMIFLALTIILYAFLRLSRERFKSEDAPKIHVALGGSLFLLNLAFLVNVGSGSKGSDAACWARGAVFHYFLLCAFTWMGLEAFHLYLLAVRVFNTYFGHYFLKLSLVGWGLPALMVIGTGSANSYGLYTIRDRENRTSLELCWFRDGTTMYALYITVHGYFLITFLFGMVVLALLAWKIFTLSGATAVKERGKNRKKVLTLLGLSSLVGVTWGLAILTPLGLSTVYIFALFNSLQGVFICCWFTTLYLPSQSTTVSSSTARLHQAHSASQE, from the exons ATGGTGATGCCCAGGGGCCTGGGGGCCCTGCTCCTGCTCCCCctgctcccgacctcag GTCAGGAAAAGCCCACCGAAGGGCCAAGAAACCCCTGCCTGGGGAGCAACAACATGTACGAGTATGACATCTTCAACTTGAATGACAGGGCTTCATGCTTCACCAAGTGCAGGCAGTCGGGCAGCGACTCCTGCAATGTGGAAAACTTGCAGAG ATACTGGCTAAACTACGAGGCCCATCTGATGAAGGAAGGTTTGACGCAGAAGGTGAACACGTCTTTCCTTAAGGCTTTGGTCCAGAACCTCAGCACCAACACCGCAGAAGACTTCTACTTCTCTCTGGAGCCCTCTCAG GTTCCGAGGCAGGTGATGAAGGACGAGGACAAGCCCCCTGACAGAGTGCGACTTCCCAAGAGCCTCTTTCAATCCCTGCCAGGCAACAGGTCTGTTGTCCGCTTGGCCATCACCATTCTGGACATCGGTCCAGGGACTCTCTTCAAG GGCCCCCGGCTCGGCCTGGGAGATGGCAGCGGCGTGTTGAACAATCACCTGGTGGGCTTGAGTGTGGGACAAATGCGTGTCACCAAGCTGGCTGAGCCTCTGGAGATCGTCTTCTCTCACCAGCGTCCGCCCCCC AACATGACCCTCACCTGTGTATTCTGGGATGTGACTAAAG GGCCCACTGGAGACTGGGCTTCTGAGGGCTGCTCCACGGAGGTCAGACCTGAGGAGACCATGTGCTGCTGTGACCACCTGACCTTTTTCGCCCTGCTCCTG AGACCCACCTTGGACCAGTCCACGGTGCATATCCTCACACGCATCTCCCAGGCGGGCTGTGGGGTCTCCATGATCTTCCTTGCCTTGACCATTATTCTTTATGCCTTCCTGAG GCTTTCCCGGGAGAGGTTCAAGTCAGAAGATGCCCCAAAGATCCACGTGGCCCTGGGTGGCAGCCTGTTCCTCCTGAATCTGGCTTTCTTGGTCAATGTGGGGAGTGGCTCAAAGGGGTCTGATGCTGCCTGCTGGGCCCGGGGAGCTGTCTTCCACTACTTCCTGCTCTGTGCCTTCACCTGGATGGGCCTTGAAGCCTTCCACCTCTACCTGCTCGCCGTCAGGGTCTTCAACACCTACTTCGGGCACTACTTCCTGAAGCTGAGCCTGGTGGGCTGGG GCCTGCCTGCCCTGATGGTCATCGGCACTGGGAGTGCCAACAGCTACGGCCTCTACACCATCCGCGATAGGGAGAACCGCACCTCTCTGGAGTT ATGCTGGTTCCGTGATGGGACAACCATGTACGCCCTCTATATCACTGTCCATGGCTACTTCCTCATCACCTTCCTCTTTGGCATGGTGGTCCTGGCCCTGTTGGCCTGGAAGATCTTCACCCTGTCTGGCGCTACAGCAGTCAAGGAGCGGGGGAAGAACCGGAAGAAGGTGCTCACCCTGCTGGGCCTCTCAAGCCTGGTGGGTGTGACATGGGGGTTGGCCATCCTCACCCCGTTGGGCCTCTCCACCGTCTACATCTTTGCACTTTTCAACTCCTTGCAAG GTGTCTTCATCTGCTGCTGGTTCACCACCCTTTACCTCCCAAGTCAGAGCACCACAGTCTCCTCCTCTACTGCAAGACTGCACCAGGCCCACTCCGCATCTCAAGAATAG